In Mongoliitalea daihaiensis, one DNA window encodes the following:
- a CDS encoding GumC family protein: MAQQPSYPNPIQPFQPAPSEDNEIRALLYRYLKHWLIIAICVLLGVVSAYFFNKWSTPIYKVEGTVLVNEARNILGDDLFDAAGLIQNKSNLSNEIGILRSLSLAEETVSQLNLNVSYFRDEFLRKTQLYGNVPIVVQVDFKSPQLVGGMFRLEVLDQQTYNLSVEGEGFAVYNPQTPFQKIQLENPPSFSINYRFGTLAKGDNFELNITNITAATGDVIYFTVEDNLTLSLRYRNALEVATTDKSSTILNIGVQTPNRRLGEDYVNKLMQTYLERELKEKNKASENTIRFIEEQLSGITDSLNFVETRLENYRTENRIFNLSEEGTQIFQRLQEFEKQRSEAEINIKYYRTLQSYLSNDQLGELVAPSLIGLSDPLLNALVSTLSELQAERVRLGANYTEQSPFVREVRGQIENTKQTLRENINSAVNSTQTLLADINSRIRLLEREINLLPETERKLLGIQRQFSINENIYIYLLQKRAEAQITKASNIPKNSILDTARGVGGPIAPKTTRNLALGLALGMMIPIAFITLAFYLNDKVEDPKELEKAIKVPLIGAVGRSVEAEKIPVFQNPRSSVTESFRNIRADIAYLASNTEKLTILFTSGISGEGKTFISVNMAAAYSLMGKKTILVGLDLRKPKIAELFGMANDKGVSTCLSSATPWQSVVKKSEFEHLDVLLSGPVPPNPAELLLKDKFREMIEEIKEAYDVVVLDCPPVGLVSETKQLFSFSDVNFFVFRQNYSPKGNIQIVNNLVEKGNVQKLYGILNDIHVDNGYGYGYGYGYGYNSYGYHEEEKVAWWKRLFKRAR; encoded by the coding sequence ATGGCTCAGCAACCCTCGTATCCAAACCCCATTCAACCTTTCCAACCTGCTCCTTCAGAGGACAATGAAATCAGAGCTTTGCTCTACCGCTACCTCAAACATTGGCTGATCATTGCAATCTGTGTGCTGTTAGGGGTGGTGTCCGCCTATTTTTTCAACAAATGGTCTACCCCCATCTACAAAGTGGAGGGTACGGTATTAGTCAATGAAGCACGAAATATCTTGGGAGATGATCTCTTCGATGCAGCAGGACTGATTCAGAATAAATCCAACTTGTCTAATGAAATCGGAATTTTACGATCCCTTTCCTTGGCAGAAGAGACGGTTTCTCAACTCAACTTAAACGTTTCCTACTTCCGGGATGAATTTCTACGCAAAACACAGCTCTACGGCAATGTGCCGATTGTCGTGCAGGTGGATTTCAAAAGCCCACAACTGGTAGGGGGGATGTTTCGATTGGAAGTTCTGGATCAACAAACCTACAACTTAAGCGTGGAAGGTGAAGGTTTTGCGGTCTACAACCCCCAAACGCCTTTTCAAAAAATCCAGTTGGAAAATCCTCCTTCCTTCTCCATTAACTATCGCTTCGGCACCTTGGCCAAAGGGGATAACTTTGAATTGAACATCACCAATATTACGGCTGCTACAGGAGATGTCATTTACTTTACTGTAGAAGACAATTTGACCCTTTCCTTGCGGTACCGAAACGCCTTAGAAGTAGCAACCACGGATAAGTCTTCCACCATTCTCAACATAGGTGTGCAAACACCCAACCGACGATTGGGAGAAGATTACGTAAACAAACTGATGCAAACCTATTTGGAGCGTGAATTGAAGGAGAAAAATAAAGCCTCCGAAAATACCATTCGCTTTATAGAAGAACAGTTGTCAGGAATTACGGATTCCCTGAACTTTGTGGAAACACGCTTAGAGAATTACCGGACTGAAAACCGCATTTTCAACCTATCGGAAGAAGGCACGCAGATCTTTCAGCGTTTACAGGAATTTGAAAAACAACGTTCGGAAGCTGAAATCAATATCAAATACTACCGTACCCTACAAAGTTACCTGTCCAATGATCAGTTGGGAGAATTGGTGGCACCTTCCTTGATCGGGCTTTCGGATCCTCTCCTCAATGCCTTGGTGAGTACCTTGTCCGAACTGCAAGCTGAACGGGTTCGCTTAGGGGCCAACTACACCGAACAGTCCCCCTTCGTGCGGGAGGTGCGTGGCCAAATAGAAAACACCAAACAAACCCTCAGGGAAAATATCAACTCTGCTGTGAACAGCACGCAAACCTTGTTGGCAGATATCAATAGCCGTATCCGATTGTTGGAGCGAGAGATCAACTTGTTGCCTGAGACGGAGCGCAAACTCTTGGGTATCCAACGACAGTTTAGTATCAACGAGAACATATACATCTACCTCTTGCAAAAGCGTGCAGAGGCGCAGATTACCAAAGCTTCCAACATTCCAAAGAACTCTATCCTAGATACAGCTCGTGGTGTAGGAGGGCCGATTGCCCCTAAAACTACCCGTAATTTGGCCTTGGGGCTTGCCTTGGGGATGATGATACCTATTGCTTTTATCACCTTAGCCTTTTATCTGAATGATAAAGTAGAGGATCCCAAAGAATTGGAAAAGGCCATCAAAGTTCCGCTTATCGGGGCGGTGGGCAGGTCTGTGGAAGCGGAGAAAATCCCAGTTTTTCAAAATCCACGTTCCTCGGTAACAGAGTCTTTCAGAAACATACGGGCAGACATCGCTTACCTAGCTTCCAATACGGAAAAATTGACCATACTCTTTACTTCCGGAATTTCGGGAGAGGGCAAAACCTTTATTTCGGTCAATATGGCGGCGGCCTACTCCCTGATGGGGAAAAAGACCATCCTTGTAGGGTTGGATTTGCGCAAGCCAAAAATTGCCGAACTCTTCGGAATGGCTAACGACAAGGGAGTAAGTACATGTTTGAGTTCAGCTACCCCTTGGCAGTCGGTGGTGAAAAAGTCTGAATTTGAACATTTGGATGTCTTACTTTCTGGTCCTGTACCGCCCAACCCAGCAGAGTTGTTACTAAAAGACAAGTTTCGGGAGATGATCGAAGAAATCAAAGAAGCTTACGACGTGGTGGTCTTGGATTGTCCGCCGGTGGGTTTAGTCTCCGAAACCAAGCAGCTGTTCTCTTTTTCTGATGTCAATTTCTTTGTTTTCCGACAGAATTATTCTCCGAAAGGCAACATTCAGATCGTCAATAACCTCGTAGAAAAAGGCAATGTACAAAAGCTCTACGGCATCCTCAACGATATCCATGTAGATAATGGCTATGGCTATGGGTACGGCTACGGGTATGGCTATAATTCCTACGGGTACCATGAAGAGGAAAAGGTAGCCTGGTGGAAGCGACTGTTCAAAAGAGCACGCTAG